TGCACCCGCCGTTCACCTGGCAACGTGACTACGCCCGGACGTTTGCCGACGGAATCGGCGAACTGGCCGGTGAGCACCCCGGAGTCCGGTTCGCGGTCGAGAACATGTACCCGGTCAGGATGGCGGGGCGGGAGTTCGTCCCGTACATGCCGGGGTGGAATCCGACCGACACCGGGTACGACGCCTACACCCTGGACCTGTCGCACTGCGCCGCCTCGCACAGCGACTCGCTGGAGATGGCCGACCAGATGGGGGCCGGGCTGGCCCACGTACACCTCGGGGACGGCACCGGCGAGGGCCGGGACGAGCACCTGGTGCCCGGCCGGGGCACCCAGCCCTGCGCGGAACTGCTGGCCTCGCTGTCCGGTCGGGGCTTCACCGGGTCGGTGGCGGTGGAGGTCTCCACCCGCCGGGCGAAGAGCCGGGCCGACCGGGAGGACGACCTGCGGGAGGCGTTGGAGTTCGCCCGTCAGCACCTGGCCGCGCCGACCCCGGTCGACGCGCACTCGCCGCGCTGAGCCGTCTACCCGGCGCTGCCAGGCACTGTGTTCGCTCACAGCGTCTAGGTCCCGGTTGCGGTGGCCGCTAGCTTTGCGGCCATGCAGAAGGTGATCAGCGGCGACGGTCGGGTGTTGGCGGTCGAGGAGTGGGGCGAGCCGGATGGCACGCCGGTCCTCTACGTCTGTGGCAGCCCGATGAGCCGGCTCGCCCGGTACCCCGACCCGGATCTCTTCGGGCGACTCGGGATTCGGCTGATCACGTACGACCGGCCGGGCTTCGGCTACTCCACCCCGCAACCCGGGCGGCGGGTCGTCGACGCCGCCGACGACATCGCGGCCATCGCCGACACACTGGGACTGACCCGGTTCCCGATCTTCGGGGTCTCCGGCGGTGGGCCCCACGCGCTGGCCTTCACCGCCCGTTACCCGGATCGGGTGGTCAGGGTGGCCACGCTGGCCGGCCTCGCCCCCCGGGACGCCGACGGGCTGGACTGGACGGCCGGGATGGGGGCCGGCAACCGGGCCAGTGCCGCCGAGGCGATCCGGGGCGTCGAGGCGCTCACGGCGCATCTCGGCAAGTCCGCGTCGGCGAGCGCGCCGTCGCTGCTGCCCGCCAACGACCAGGCGATCCTCGCCCGGCCGGAGATCGGCGAGATGGTCCGTACGGCGTTCGCCGAGGCGATACGGCCGGGGATCGCCGGCTGGGTCGACGACACCCGCGCCCTGTTCGGCCTGCCGTGGGGCTTCGACCCCTCGACGATCAGCCGGCAGGTGCGGCTGTGGCACGGCGAGTTGGACGAGGCCGTACCGGTCGGCCACGGCAGGTGGCTGGCGGCACGGATTCCGGGCGCCACATTGGCCACCCGGGCCGACGTCGGACACGCCGGCCATTTCGATGCCACCCCGGCAATGCTGGAGTGGCTGGTCCGGGCCGACTGACGAGTCCGGGGAAGGGTCCGGCGCCCGGGACCGCAGGCGGCGGAGCCCCGGTGGCGAGCCTGTCGGTGCAGGACATCTCACCACCGGAAGCTCCGCCGTCCGGCCCCCCCAGGGCGGGTGCGGCCGTGGTCGGGCGGGCCGATGGTCCGACCGTTCCGACGCTGGTCGTCACGCCAGGTTCAGGTCACCAGGTCGGGGACCCATCAACACCGCGGGCGGCGGTCAGCAGTCCCGCCACACCCCGGTCCAGCCGCTGCCCGGGTCACTGATGCACCAGAACACGGTGGGGTGGTTGACCCAGACCGAGATGTTCCGGGTGGTGCCACTCCACCAGGCGTTCTCCATGTCGTCGGCCGTCTTGTTGCCCGGCATGAGGCGCCAGCCGCCACTTCCCGGCCAGGCGTGCCAGACGGTGCGGTTCGGCGCGACGAGAAACGTCTCCAGCCGGCGGCCGTCGCCGTACCAGTCGACGTCCATCGCCCACGTGTAGCACATGGCGTTACCGGTGTAGCCGTACCGGACGACGGGGCAGGACGCGGCCGGGGCGGCCGACGACGCCGGGGCTGCCGACGGCGCGGACACCTTGGTCTTGGTCACGACCGGGGTGGCCGGGGCCGGTGTGGCCGCCGCCGCGGCGGCCGTCTGGCCGCTGAGACTCATGGCGATCATCGCCGCGCCGGACAGCAGCAGCATACGTTTCTTCATTGACACTCCCTTGTCGATGGTGCACTCCGGACACGATGGAGCGGTTTGATCGAGACGTCCGCAGTGCGTGGTGTGGCCGTGACCCGGCGAGCGGCACAGGGTTGTCTGGGTCGGCGGGCCGGGCTTCCTCAGCGTGCTTCGGCATGATGGGGTGGATGGTTGACGGATTGTTGTAGGTCGTTGGGCGAGGCCGCGGAAGTGGCGGCGCCGGGCCACCGGTTCGAGGGAGCGTCTTGCAGATTCAGGTGCTGGGGCCGGTGCAGGTGTGCGGCAACGGTCGGACCCTCGACGTCGGGCCCCGCCAGCAGCGGCACGTCCTGGCCGCGCTCGCCGCCGACGTGGGCCGGGCGGTGACCACGGAGATGTTGATGGACCGGGTCTGGGAGCAGGTCCCGCCGGGCGCCCGTCGGACGTTGCACGCGCACATCACCCGGATCCGACGGCTGCTGGAGGGTGCCGCACCGGCCGGTACGCCGCCGACGGTGGTGCGCCGCTCCGGTGGCTACGTACTCGACGTCGACCCGGACCGGATCGATGTCCACCGGATGCGCCGGTTGGTCGGCCAGGCTCGCGTCGCGCGGTGCGGCGACGTCGAACGGGCCGCGTTGCTGCGGGAGGCGGTCGAGCTGTGGCGCGGTGATCCGCTGGGCGGGTTGACCGGGTCGTGGGCGGCGCGGACCCGTGAGCGGTGGCGTCGGGAATACCTCGACACGGTCGTGGCCTGGGCCCACACCGAGGTGCGGTTCGGTGACCCCGGCGCCGTAATCGCCACGCTCAGGGAGCTGACCGGCGAACACCCCCTGGTGGAGTCCCTTGCCGCGGCGCTGATGCAGGCGCTGTACGCCGCCGGCGGGCCCGCCGAGGCCCTGGAGCACTACGCCACCGTCCGCCGACACCTCGCCGACGAACTCGGCGTCGACCCCGGGCCCGACCTGCGGGCGATGCACCAGGCGATCCTGCGCGGTGAACTGGATCCCCTCCGCGATCCTGCCGCCGCCACCCGGCCGGGCGCCGGGGCACCGGTGATACCGCGCCAGTTACCCGCCGACGTGCCAGGCTTCACCGGCCGAGCCGGGCATCTCGCGGAACTCGATGCCCTGTTGACGCGACGGTCCGGGGCGGCGCAGACGGCCGTGGTGATCTCCGCGGTGTCCGGGACCGCCGGGGTGGGCAAGACGGCGCTGGCGGTGCACTGGGCGCACCTCGTCGCCAGGGAGTTTCCCGACGGGCAGCTCTATGTGAACCTTCGCGGGTTCGACCCGGACCGGCGGATGATGGCACCGGTCGACGCGGTCCGCGGCTTCCTCGACGCCCTCGGCGTACCACCCGGGCGCGTTCCGGCGGCGTTGGACGCCCAGGTG
The nucleotide sequence above comes from Plantactinospora soyae. Encoded proteins:
- a CDS encoding sugar phosphate isomerase/epimerase family protein; amino-acid sequence: MAAALGYDGVEVMVWTDAVSQDAGALRGLAAHYGVPVLSVHSPCLLVTQRVWSSDPWERLRRSAVLAESLGAPTVVVHPPFTWQRDYARTFADGIGELAGEHPGVRFAVENMYPVRMAGREFVPYMPGWNPTDTGYDAYTLDLSHCAASHSDSLEMADQMGAGLAHVHLGDGTGEGRDEHLVPGRGTQPCAELLASLSGRGFTGSVAVEVSTRRAKSRADREDDLREALEFARQHLAAPTPVDAHSPR
- a CDS encoding alpha/beta fold hydrolase, with translation MQKVISGDGRVLAVEEWGEPDGTPVLYVCGSPMSRLARYPDPDLFGRLGIRLITYDRPGFGYSTPQPGRRVVDAADDIAAIADTLGLTRFPIFGVSGGGPHALAFTARYPDRVVRVATLAGLAPRDADGLDWTAGMGAGNRASAAEAIRGVEALTAHLGKSASASAPSLLPANDQAILARPEIGEMVRTAFAEAIRPGIAGWVDDTRALFGLPWGFDPSTISRQVRLWHGELDEAVPVGHGRWLAARIPGATLATRADVGHAGHFDATPAMLEWLVRAD